A window from Vanessa atalanta chromosome 18, ilVanAtal1.2, whole genome shotgun sequence encodes these proteins:
- the LOC125070930 gene encoding protein PFC0760c-like isoform X3, which produces MRSSTALVQIYHKENAHIKGSCFSSRRISDYLNNPSRIETTSKSTTPSDCLTKQLESSILKEISKNYILIPKLQPRLSSSLSYPNPLTENADTDWKSKYNILNELKKNEKESVPDKVHDFILEEKHKSSLFSEESEKQQQNKINDEVAVTVNLNSPKYEFHLNKLNSNIIDKDITDGSTKNYESHDKLDDTVPQIEIPKKHISHNLEPTKDGQYPPANDNMHKIEVSQQLFIEPNSEICTNIAVNKNVENHDISQETTNMDMNKTDNQWDGKGDEQPNESFKANQSEHINPEYKEEISDTDKIDSRNVSENDINYSDEFQESSKDFVENESAINNIQNHYSNEAHMNSDQNANAEINELEKEQNEMFYTENSEKYDESNVEAVGNAIENENYTNDQYPYYDESQQEQPYTTEINEHEESTERYDPNYEQQYTENYENVPQYDDQQYEVDNSYETQQVPVDSTINYEEVPPSNVDNFEPLPTEHNMDISYQNQEATEYNLENENYESQHYDTNEQQEYGTTVTNDQEQYAIDQEYNQMKTEQETAKELEEVLDIEDGYINNENTTLNDNTEDTISTHNSSIKNESSLKVS; this is translated from the exons ATGCGTTCATCTACAGCTCTTGTCCAAATATATCATAAg gaaaATGCCCACATAAAAGGCAGTTGCTTTTCTAGTCGAAGAATTTCAGACTACTTAAATAATCCTTCAAGAATAGAAACAACAAGTAAATCAACTACACCATCTGATTGTCTAACGAAACAACTCGAATCATCTATATTAAAGGAAATTAGCAAAAATTACATACTTATTCCAAAATTACAACCGCGCCTTTCAAGTAGCCTTTCATATCCTAACCCTCTTACTGAAAATGCTGACACCGATTGGAAAAGcaagtacaatattttaaacgaattaaagaaaaatgaaaAAGAATCTGTACCAGATAAAGtacatgattttattttggaagaaaaacataaatcgtCTTTATTTTCTGAAGAATCAGAAAAGcagcaacaaaataaaataaatgatgaggTAGCTGtaactgttaatttaaattctccaaaatatgaatttcatttaaataaattaaattccaacATAATTGATAAAGACATCACCGATGGAAGTACAAAAAACTATGAATCTCATGATAAACTGGACGATACTGTTCCACAAATCGAAATTCCCAAAAAACATATATCACATAACTTAGAACCTACCAAAGATGGTCAATATCCTCCTGCTAATGATAATATGCATAAAATTGAAGTTTCGCAACAGCTGTTTATTGAGCCTAATTCTGAAATATGTACAAACATCGCGGTTAACAAGAACGTTGAAAACCATGACATTTCTCAAGAAACAACAAATATGGATATGAACAAAACGGACAATCAATGGGATGGAAAAGGCGATGAACAACCTAATGAATCATTTAAGGCAAATCAATCAGAACATATAAACCCAGAATACAAAGAAGAAATTTCAGACACTGATAAAATAGACAGTCGAAATGTGAGTGAGaacgatattaattattcagaCGAGTTTCAGGAAAGTTCTAAAGATTTTGTAGAAAATGAATCAGCtatcaataatattcaaaaccATTATTCAAATGAAGCTCATATGAATAGTGATCAAAATGCGAATGCAGAAATAAATGAGTTGGAAAAAGAACAGAACGAAATGTTTTACACAGAAAATTCTGAAAAATATGATGAAAGTAATGTAGAAGCTGTCGGAAATGCTATAGAAAATGAAAACTATACAAATGATCAATATCCTTACTATGATGAATCACAGCAAGAACAACCATACACAACTGAAATTAATGAACATGAAGAATCGACAGAGCGATATGATCCAAATTACGAACAACAGTATAcggaaaattatgaaaatgtacCTCAGTATGATGATCAGCAATATGAAGTTGATAATTCTTACGAAACTCAGCAAGTTCCAGTAGATTCGACGATAAATTATGAAGAAGTACCACCGAGCAATGTTGATAATTTTGAACCTTTACCAACTGAGCATAATATGGATATATCTTATCAGAATCAAGAAGCAACTGAATACAATTTAGAAAATGAGAATTACGAATCTCAACATTATGATACGAATGAACAGCAGGAATATGGAACAACAGTAACAAATGATCAAGAACAATATGCAATTGACCAAGAATACAATCAAATGAAAACTGAACAAGAAACTGCTAAGGAATTGGAAGAGGTACTAGATATAGAAGATggctatataaataatgaaaatacaacTTTAAATGATAACACAGAAGACACTATAAGCACACATAACTCATCTATTAAAAATGAATCCAGTTTGAAGGTGTCATAA
- the LOC125070802 gene encoding uncharacterized protein LOC125070802, whose amino-acid sequence MIHKWWHRIIRRRTKPIPEDVAILWKRRLSLAYGFIAWNAFGILIYNIYQGKADWAHYHGLKSDEEKSIPPARAWANTLGIKNAKVYKIAGFTKVDEYDIVQGEEVRSNNEPNKEDTEELSQ is encoded by the exons ATGATACACAAATGGTGGCATAGAATAATTCGACGTAGAACGAAACCAATTCCTGAAGACGTCGCCATTCTTTGGAAAAGACGGCTCAGTTTAGCTTATGGATTTATAGCATGGAATGCGTTTGGGATActtatatacaacatataccAAGGCAAAGCAGATTGGGCCCATTATCATGGACTTAAATCAGATGAGGAAAAATCCATTCCGCCAG CACGTGCATGGGCAAACACATTGGGTATTAAGAATGCGAAAGTGTACAAAATAGCAGGATTTACAAAAGTTGATGAATATGATATTGTTCAGGGTGAGGAAGTTCGATCAAATAATGAACCAAATAAAGAAGACACAGAAGAATtaagtcaataa
- the LOC125070893 gene encoding 39S ribosomal protein L9, mitochondrial: protein MFGLRLALSKTIATGPNLIHQQTRNTFVLKRKWPPPLHKKGGKPSKLRARHFVYDLIEDTSVTKKPDLKIILNQFVDGVGNQGDVLSLRPTIAYRDYLLPGLAVYANPENLEKYQVDESKPKVTSKYSSPYVQRTMGCLSRLVLQIIMSKTEPWTLQPWHIRASFRKACYVVPEHAIIMPPVTITGPDLSLQEKEFYVTVKINNKEEVNVRCRIHHWATGLERLPWVKDHWKKPFEALIPEQASVLENLPLPT, encoded by the exons ATGTTTGGTTTACGATTAGCGCTATCTAAAACCATAGCTACAGGTCCAAATTTAATACATCAGCAGACAcgg aatacgtttgtattaaaaagaaaatggcCTCCTCCATTACATAAGAAAGGTGGTAAACCATCAAAACTACGAGCCAGGCATTTTGTATATGATTTAATAGAGGACACCAGTGTAACCAAGAAgccagatttaaaaataattttgaatcaaTTTGTTGATG gtgTGGGTAATCAGGGAGATGTGCTGTCACTTCGTCCAACAATAGCTTATAGAGATTACCTTCTGCCGGGTCTAGCTGTATATGCTAATCCAGAGAATTTAGAAAAATACCAAGTTGATGAAAGTAAACCAAAGGTTACATCTAAATATAGTTCCCCATATGTTCAGAGG aCAATGGGGTGCTTATCTCGTcttgttttacaaataataatgagtAAAACAGAGCCGTGGACACTACAACCCTGGCATATTAGGGCAAGTTTCCGAAAAGCATGCTATGTTGTGCCGGAACATGCTATAATAATGCCACCTGTCACAATAACTGGACCAGACCTATCTTTACAGGAGAAAGAGTTTTATGTCACTGTTAAA attaataataaagaagaaGTCAATGTGAGATGTAGAATTCACCATTGGGCAACAGGCCTAGAGAGATTACCATGGGTTAAAGATCACTGGAAGAAGCCCTTTGAAGCTCTCATTCCAGAACAAGCCTCTGTCTTAGAAAACCTGCCACTGCCTACATAG
- the LOC125070800 gene encoding scaffold protein salvador isoform X2: protein MISRKGQKAINEGVVGKYVKKDTPPDLPIINVWTTGNNRRPRSQPFGSSDTSTQSIENKFGKSQTMSGHAGKYTPSESVPNLAHRFAGLSTTGDTASTSSNFNSQFHLDTNLASHSTLNEIDESFSRQTSHRYYRQTQQEDPIYQNQQQVQQQKQQQYSSRESSMPRISSNLSLTPRLHPPSPHSIRLHCTESYTTASQSSPIYSNYVNTPALPYHNKGHGGNIISSSQGSEECELPLPPGWSADRTLRGRRYYMDHNTQTTHWTHPLESVPRPWHRVSTPHHGVYYFNEITHQTTYAHPCLVGGCYLVSPLVPTLVPPYLLEEIPHWLIVYSKADQELDHKLRWNMFRLSELDCYSDMLTRLYKQELQLIVMKYEQYRSALLQELERRRHAKACHAHSNY, encoded by the exons atgatatcacGAAAGGGACAGAAAGCTATCAATGAAGGGGTTGTCGGTAAATATGTGAAAAAAGATACTCCACCTGATTTGCCAA TAATAAATGTTTGGACGACTGGGAACAATAGACGGCCACGCAGCCAGCCTTTCGGATCCAGTGATACAAGTACTCaaagtattgaaaataaattcggTAAATCTCAAACAATGAGTGGTCATGCTGGAAAGTATACTCCTAGTGAGTCTGTACCTAACTTAGCACACAg ATTTGCTGGTTTGTCTACTACTGGTGATACTGCTAGCACTTCCAGCAACTTTAACTCTCAGTTTCACTTAGACACTAATTTG GCATCTCATTCAACATTAAACGAAATTGATGAATCATTTAGTCGTCAGACCAGCCATCGATATTATAGGCAAACTCAACAAGAAGACCCTATATACCAGAACCAACAGCAG GTGCAACagcaaaaacaacaacaatatagTTCCAGGGAGTCTAGTATGCCACGAATATCATCAAACTTAAGTCTGACACCTCGACTTCATCCTCCATCCCCGCATTCAATTAGACTCCATTGCACAGAAT CTTATACAACGGCAAGTCAATCTTCTCCAATATATTCCAATTATGTCAATACTCCTGCCCTTCCATACCACAATAAAGGTCATGGtggaaatataatttcttctagCCAAG GTTCTGAAGAGTGTGAGTTGCCCCTACCGCCTGGCTGGTCAGCAGATCGCACTTTAAGGGGGCGCCGCTATTACATGGATCACAATACTCAGACCACACACTGGACGCATCCGCTCGAAAGTGTTCCACGTCCCTGGCACCGTGTGTCCACTCCACACCATGGCGTCTATtactttaa TGAAATAACTCATCAGACTACATATGCCCATCCATGCTTAGTGGGAGGGTGCTACTTAGTCAGTCCTCTAGTGCCTACTCTTGTTCCACCATACCTTCTGGAGGAAATACCACACTGGCTTATAGTTTATtcaaaag CTGATCAAGAACTAGACCACAAGTTGAGATGGAATATGTTCCGTTTGAGTGAACTTGATTGTTATTCAGATATGCTGACAAGACTTTATAAACAGGAGCTTCAGcttattgttatgaaatatgAGCAATAcag ATCTGCTTTATTACAAGAACTTGAAAGAAGAAGGCATGCTAAGGCTTGTCATGCACATTCAAATTATTAA
- the LOC125070930 gene encoding protein PFC0760c-like isoform X1 encodes MLFQKFKIKSDKINTLRKQYDAFLEDDKKRRDRNEYILGRLEEMRSSTALVQIYHKENAHIKGSCFSSRRISDYLNNPSRIETTSKSTTPSDCLTKQLESSILKEISKNYILIPKLQPRLSSSLSYPNPLTENADTDWKSKYNILNELKKNEKESVPDKVHDFILEEKHKSSLFSEESEKQQQNKINDEVAVTVNLNSPKYEFHLNKLNSNIIDKDITDGSTKNYESHDKLDDTVPQIEIPKKHISHNLEPTKDGQYPPANDNMHKIEVSQQLFIEPNSEICTNIAVNKNVENHDISQETTNMDMNKTDNQWDGKGDEQPNESFKANQSEHINPEYKEEISDTDKIDSRNVSENDINYSDEFQESSKDFVENESAINNIQNHYSNEAHMNSDQNANAEINELEKEQNEMFYTENSEKYDESNVEAVGNAIENENYTNDQYPYYDESQQEQPYTTEINEHEESTERYDPNYEQQYTENYENVPQYDDQQYEVDNSYETQQVPVDSTINYEEVPPSNVDNFEPLPTEHNMDISYQNQEATEYNLENENYESQHYDTNEQQEYGTTVTNDQEQYAIDQEYNQMKTEQETAKELEEVLDIEDGYINNENTTLNDNTEDTISTHNSSIKNESSLKVS; translated from the exons ATGTTATTCCAAAAATTCAA gattaAATCCGATAAGATAAATACACTAAGAAAACAATACGACGCTTTCCTCGAGGATGACAAAAAGCGAAGGGATcggaatgaatatattttgggACGTCTTGAAGAAATGCGTTCATCTACAGCTCTTGTCCAAATATATCATAAg gaaaATGCCCACATAAAAGGCAGTTGCTTTTCTAGTCGAAGAATTTCAGACTACTTAAATAATCCTTCAAGAATAGAAACAACAAGTAAATCAACTACACCATCTGATTGTCTAACGAAACAACTCGAATCATCTATATTAAAGGAAATTAGCAAAAATTACATACTTATTCCAAAATTACAACCGCGCCTTTCAAGTAGCCTTTCATATCCTAACCCTCTTACTGAAAATGCTGACACCGATTGGAAAAGcaagtacaatattttaaacgaattaaagaaaaatgaaaAAGAATCTGTACCAGATAAAGtacatgattttattttggaagaaaaacataaatcgtCTTTATTTTCTGAAGAATCAGAAAAGcagcaacaaaataaaataaatgatgaggTAGCTGtaactgttaatttaaattctccaaaatatgaatttcatttaaataaattaaattccaacATAATTGATAAAGACATCACCGATGGAAGTACAAAAAACTATGAATCTCATGATAAACTGGACGATACTGTTCCACAAATCGAAATTCCCAAAAAACATATATCACATAACTTAGAACCTACCAAAGATGGTCAATATCCTCCTGCTAATGATAATATGCATAAAATTGAAGTTTCGCAACAGCTGTTTATTGAGCCTAATTCTGAAATATGTACAAACATCGCGGTTAACAAGAACGTTGAAAACCATGACATTTCTCAAGAAACAACAAATATGGATATGAACAAAACGGACAATCAATGGGATGGAAAAGGCGATGAACAACCTAATGAATCATTTAAGGCAAATCAATCAGAACATATAAACCCAGAATACAAAGAAGAAATTTCAGACACTGATAAAATAGACAGTCGAAATGTGAGTGAGaacgatattaattattcagaCGAGTTTCAGGAAAGTTCTAAAGATTTTGTAGAAAATGAATCAGCtatcaataatattcaaaaccATTATTCAAATGAAGCTCATATGAATAGTGATCAAAATGCGAATGCAGAAATAAATGAGTTGGAAAAAGAACAGAACGAAATGTTTTACACAGAAAATTCTGAAAAATATGATGAAAGTAATGTAGAAGCTGTCGGAAATGCTATAGAAAATGAAAACTATACAAATGATCAATATCCTTACTATGATGAATCACAGCAAGAACAACCATACACAACTGAAATTAATGAACATGAAGAATCGACAGAGCGATATGATCCAAATTACGAACAACAGTATAcggaaaattatgaaaatgtacCTCAGTATGATGATCAGCAATATGAAGTTGATAATTCTTACGAAACTCAGCAAGTTCCAGTAGATTCGACGATAAATTATGAAGAAGTACCACCGAGCAATGTTGATAATTTTGAACCTTTACCAACTGAGCATAATATGGATATATCTTATCAGAATCAAGAAGCAACTGAATACAATTTAGAAAATGAGAATTACGAATCTCAACATTATGATACGAATGAACAGCAGGAATATGGAACAACAGTAACAAATGATCAAGAACAATATGCAATTGACCAAGAATACAATCAAATGAAAACTGAACAAGAAACTGCTAAGGAATTGGAAGAGGTACTAGATATAGAAGATggctatataaataatgaaaatacaacTTTAAATGATAACACAGAAGACACTATAAGCACACATAACTCATCTATTAAAAATGAATCCAGTTTGAAGGTGTCATAA
- the LOC125070800 gene encoding scaffold protein salvador isoform X1 produces MISRKGQKAINEGVVGKYVKKDTPPDLPIINVWTTGNNRRPRSQPFGSSDTSTQSIENKFGKSQTMSGHAGKYTPSESVPNLAHRFAGLSTTGDTASTSSNFNSQFHLDTNLASHSTLNEIDESFSRQTSHRYYRQTQQEDPIYQNQQQVSYVQQQKQQQYSSRESSMPRISSNLSLTPRLHPPSPHSIRLHCTESYTTASQSSPIYSNYVNTPALPYHNKGHGGNIISSSQGSEECELPLPPGWSADRTLRGRRYYMDHNTQTTHWTHPLESVPRPWHRVSTPHHGVYYFNEITHQTTYAHPCLVGGCYLVSPLVPTLVPPYLLEEIPHWLIVYSKADQELDHKLRWNMFRLSELDCYSDMLTRLYKQELQLIVMKYEQYRSALLQELERRRHAKACHAHSNY; encoded by the exons atgatatcacGAAAGGGACAGAAAGCTATCAATGAAGGGGTTGTCGGTAAATATGTGAAAAAAGATACTCCACCTGATTTGCCAA TAATAAATGTTTGGACGACTGGGAACAATAGACGGCCACGCAGCCAGCCTTTCGGATCCAGTGATACAAGTACTCaaagtattgaaaataaattcggTAAATCTCAAACAATGAGTGGTCATGCTGGAAAGTATACTCCTAGTGAGTCTGTACCTAACTTAGCACACAg ATTTGCTGGTTTGTCTACTACTGGTGATACTGCTAGCACTTCCAGCAACTTTAACTCTCAGTTTCACTTAGACACTAATTTG GCATCTCATTCAACATTAAACGAAATTGATGAATCATTTAGTCGTCAGACCAGCCATCGATATTATAGGCAAACTCAACAAGAAGACCCTATATACCAGAACCAACAGCAGGTATCATAT GTGCAACagcaaaaacaacaacaatatagTTCCAGGGAGTCTAGTATGCCACGAATATCATCAAACTTAAGTCTGACACCTCGACTTCATCCTCCATCCCCGCATTCAATTAGACTCCATTGCACAGAAT CTTATACAACGGCAAGTCAATCTTCTCCAATATATTCCAATTATGTCAATACTCCTGCCCTTCCATACCACAATAAAGGTCATGGtggaaatataatttcttctagCCAAG GTTCTGAAGAGTGTGAGTTGCCCCTACCGCCTGGCTGGTCAGCAGATCGCACTTTAAGGGGGCGCCGCTATTACATGGATCACAATACTCAGACCACACACTGGACGCATCCGCTCGAAAGTGTTCCACGTCCCTGGCACCGTGTGTCCACTCCACACCATGGCGTCTATtactttaa TGAAATAACTCATCAGACTACATATGCCCATCCATGCTTAGTGGGAGGGTGCTACTTAGTCAGTCCTCTAGTGCCTACTCTTGTTCCACCATACCTTCTGGAGGAAATACCACACTGGCTTATAGTTTATtcaaaag CTGATCAAGAACTAGACCACAAGTTGAGATGGAATATGTTCCGTTTGAGTGAACTTGATTGTTATTCAGATATGCTGACAAGACTTTATAAACAGGAGCTTCAGcttattgttatgaaatatgAGCAATAcag ATCTGCTTTATTACAAGAACTTGAAAGAAGAAGGCATGCTAAGGCTTGTCATGCACATTCAAATTATTAA
- the LOC125070930 gene encoding protein PFC0760c-like isoform X2, giving the protein MIKSDKINTLRKQYDAFLEDDKKRRDRNEYILGRLEEMRSSTALVQIYHKENAHIKGSCFSSRRISDYLNNPSRIETTSKSTTPSDCLTKQLESSILKEISKNYILIPKLQPRLSSSLSYPNPLTENADTDWKSKYNILNELKKNEKESVPDKVHDFILEEKHKSSLFSEESEKQQQNKINDEVAVTVNLNSPKYEFHLNKLNSNIIDKDITDGSTKNYESHDKLDDTVPQIEIPKKHISHNLEPTKDGQYPPANDNMHKIEVSQQLFIEPNSEICTNIAVNKNVENHDISQETTNMDMNKTDNQWDGKGDEQPNESFKANQSEHINPEYKEEISDTDKIDSRNVSENDINYSDEFQESSKDFVENESAINNIQNHYSNEAHMNSDQNANAEINELEKEQNEMFYTENSEKYDESNVEAVGNAIENENYTNDQYPYYDESQQEQPYTTEINEHEESTERYDPNYEQQYTENYENVPQYDDQQYEVDNSYETQQVPVDSTINYEEVPPSNVDNFEPLPTEHNMDISYQNQEATEYNLENENYESQHYDTNEQQEYGTTVTNDQEQYAIDQEYNQMKTEQETAKELEEVLDIEDGYINNENTTLNDNTEDTISTHNSSIKNESSLKVS; this is encoded by the exons AT gattaAATCCGATAAGATAAATACACTAAGAAAACAATACGACGCTTTCCTCGAGGATGACAAAAAGCGAAGGGATcggaatgaatatattttgggACGTCTTGAAGAAATGCGTTCATCTACAGCTCTTGTCCAAATATATCATAAg gaaaATGCCCACATAAAAGGCAGTTGCTTTTCTAGTCGAAGAATTTCAGACTACTTAAATAATCCTTCAAGAATAGAAACAACAAGTAAATCAACTACACCATCTGATTGTCTAACGAAACAACTCGAATCATCTATATTAAAGGAAATTAGCAAAAATTACATACTTATTCCAAAATTACAACCGCGCCTTTCAAGTAGCCTTTCATATCCTAACCCTCTTACTGAAAATGCTGACACCGATTGGAAAAGcaagtacaatattttaaacgaattaaagaaaaatgaaaAAGAATCTGTACCAGATAAAGtacatgattttattttggaagaaaaacataaatcgtCTTTATTTTCTGAAGAATCAGAAAAGcagcaacaaaataaaataaatgatgaggTAGCTGtaactgttaatttaaattctccaaaatatgaatttcatttaaataaattaaattccaacATAATTGATAAAGACATCACCGATGGAAGTACAAAAAACTATGAATCTCATGATAAACTGGACGATACTGTTCCACAAATCGAAATTCCCAAAAAACATATATCACATAACTTAGAACCTACCAAAGATGGTCAATATCCTCCTGCTAATGATAATATGCATAAAATTGAAGTTTCGCAACAGCTGTTTATTGAGCCTAATTCTGAAATATGTACAAACATCGCGGTTAACAAGAACGTTGAAAACCATGACATTTCTCAAGAAACAACAAATATGGATATGAACAAAACGGACAATCAATGGGATGGAAAAGGCGATGAACAACCTAATGAATCATTTAAGGCAAATCAATCAGAACATATAAACCCAGAATACAAAGAAGAAATTTCAGACACTGATAAAATAGACAGTCGAAATGTGAGTGAGaacgatattaattattcagaCGAGTTTCAGGAAAGTTCTAAAGATTTTGTAGAAAATGAATCAGCtatcaataatattcaaaaccATTATTCAAATGAAGCTCATATGAATAGTGATCAAAATGCGAATGCAGAAATAAATGAGTTGGAAAAAGAACAGAACGAAATGTTTTACACAGAAAATTCTGAAAAATATGATGAAAGTAATGTAGAAGCTGTCGGAAATGCTATAGAAAATGAAAACTATACAAATGATCAATATCCTTACTATGATGAATCACAGCAAGAACAACCATACACAACTGAAATTAATGAACATGAAGAATCGACAGAGCGATATGATCCAAATTACGAACAACAGTATAcggaaaattatgaaaatgtacCTCAGTATGATGATCAGCAATATGAAGTTGATAATTCTTACGAAACTCAGCAAGTTCCAGTAGATTCGACGATAAATTATGAAGAAGTACCACCGAGCAATGTTGATAATTTTGAACCTTTACCAACTGAGCATAATATGGATATATCTTATCAGAATCAAGAAGCAACTGAATACAATTTAGAAAATGAGAATTACGAATCTCAACATTATGATACGAATGAACAGCAGGAATATGGAACAACAGTAACAAATGATCAAGAACAATATGCAATTGACCAAGAATACAATCAAATGAAAACTGAACAAGAAACTGCTAAGGAATTGGAAGAGGTACTAGATATAGAAGATggctatataaataatgaaaatacaacTTTAAATGATAACACAGAAGACACTATAAGCACACATAACTCATCTATTAAAAATGAATCCAGTTTGAAGGTGTCATAA